Proteins from one Leptonema illini DSM 21528 genomic window:
- a CDS encoding 7TM diverse intracellular signaling domain-containing protein, with protein sequence MNMREEVTSLMRRRYSALALAVTVVLSLAVVTDLFASPVDLITQPEKQPVGKSLEILDDIMGQAVVEDVLKSGGFRPSTEAIPNFGQTNYAYWIRLHLKNPSAEKVERMLEIDYSNIDEVDFYLFSGERQIRHEQSGMRLPFRSREFIHHNFVFPVTVPAGTEYTVLLRLKTSGGLNVPLYLWTRDGFVQAYAGIQHGLGIYYGVMLVMILYNLFLYVTVRDRSYLFYVLYIFGFLGIQLTLTGHGFQYLWPDLPFLQRNAYVMFTGICLSSLIVFARRFLNTERIVHRYVDRFLKAYGLAFLALIATVVILPPEITVKLALFLTGPAPVIVMAVAITAFVKGFRPARYFLLAFTVLIGSGVVVVFKFLNILPSSIFTDYGLYIGSAMEVILLSIALADRINVMKQEKEEAQTRAIEMQKVLTESYARFVPRDFLASLGKESILDVRLGDQIQKEMAVLFSDIRAFTTLSEQMTPEQNFNFINSYLGRMSPIIQRNQGYIDKFIGDAIMALFERSIIDAVRAGVEMQRYLEEYNEHRQKRGYLPVRIGVGIHAGTLMLGTIGAEERLEGTVISDTVNLAARVESLTKVYGVRIAVTEAAVVSINEQQISDLHYRFLDRVRVKGKTRAISVYEILNGDDPSVLEKKMQTRDAFIQAASAFHARRFDEAKGLFEQVAAEFPDDSVTQLYLKRLYPIVNLPAADGGRAEVSVQD encoded by the coding sequence ATGAATATGCGCGAAGAGGTTACGTCTCTCATGCGCCGCAGGTATAGCGCTCTTGCTCTTGCAGTGACGGTGGTGTTGTCGTTAGCCGTTGTTACTGATCTCTTTGCCTCGCCTGTCGACCTGATCACACAACCAGAAAAGCAGCCCGTCGGCAAAAGCTTGGAGATCCTTGATGATATCATGGGACAGGCCGTCGTTGAAGACGTCCTGAAAAGCGGCGGCTTTCGTCCCTCGACAGAGGCCATACCGAATTTCGGTCAGACAAACTACGCCTACTGGATTCGATTGCATCTGAAGAATCCTTCTGCGGAAAAAGTCGAGCGCATGCTGGAGATCGACTACAGCAATATCGATGAGGTGGACTTTTACCTGTTTTCGGGTGAAAGGCAGATCCGGCACGAGCAGAGCGGGATGCGCTTGCCGTTTCGAAGCCGGGAGTTTATCCACCATAACTTTGTGTTCCCGGTAACGGTGCCGGCCGGAACGGAATATACGGTTCTTCTCAGATTGAAGACAAGCGGTGGGTTGAACGTTCCGCTTTACCTGTGGACGCGGGACGGCTTTGTGCAGGCCTATGCAGGCATCCAGCACGGGCTCGGTATCTACTACGGCGTCATGCTGGTGATGATTCTGTATAACCTCTTTCTCTATGTTACCGTCAGGGATCGAAGTTATCTGTTTTATGTGCTTTATATATTCGGATTTCTCGGTATTCAGCTGACTCTGACGGGGCATGGGTTCCAGTATCTGTGGCCGGATCTTCCGTTCTTGCAGCGGAATGCCTATGTGATGTTCACCGGTATCTGTCTATCCTCGCTCATCGTCTTTGCTCGCCGATTCCTGAATACCGAAAGGATCGTGCATCGATACGTCGATCGTTTCCTCAAGGCGTACGGACTGGCGTTTCTGGCTCTGATCGCTACGGTTGTCATTCTGCCGCCCGAGATCACGGTGAAGCTTGCCCTGTTTCTGACGGGCCCGGCCCCTGTGATCGTGATGGCGGTCGCCATCACGGCATTCGTCAAAGGCTTCAGGCCGGCCCGTTACTTCCTGCTGGCCTTCACGGTTCTCATCGGATCGGGCGTCGTGGTCGTCTTCAAGTTCCTGAATATTCTGCCGTCTTCAATTTTTACGGATTACGGCCTGTATATTGGATCGGCCATGGAAGTGATTCTGCTCTCCATAGCCCTTGCCGATCGTATCAACGTCATGAAGCAGGAAAAAGAAGAGGCGCAGACAAGGGCGATCGAGATGCAGAAGGTGTTAACCGAGTCGTATGCTCGTTTTGTTCCGCGGGACTTCCTGGCCAGCCTGGGGAAGGAGTCGATTCTCGACGTGCGTCTCGGCGATCAAATCCAGAAAGAGATGGCCGTACTGTTCAGCGATATTCGAGCCTTTACCACGCTTTCCGAGCAGATGACGCCCGAGCAGAACTTCAATTTCATCAATTCGTATCTCGGACGGATGAGTCCCATTATTCAGAGGAATCAGGGCTATATCGATAAGTTCATCGGAGACGCCATAATGGCTCTTTTTGAACGCAGTATCATCGATGCCGTCAGAGCGGGCGTCGAGATGCAGCGCTATCTGGAGGAGTATAACGAGCACCGACAGAAGCGCGGGTATCTTCCTGTCCGTATCGGAGTGGGAATCCATGCCGGCACGCTTATGTTGGGAACGATCGGCGCCGAAGAAAGGCTTGAAGGTACCGTCATCTCTGACACCGTTAACCTGGCGGCCCGTGTCGAGAGTCTGACCAAGGTGTATGGCGTACGTATCGCCGTAACCGAGGCGGCCGTTGTGTCGATCAACGAGCAACAGATATCAGATCTGCACTATAGATTTCTTGATCGGGTTCGCGTGAAGGGAAAGACAAGAGCGATATCAGTTTACGAAATATTGAACGGCGATGATCCGTCCGTTCTCGAAAAGAAGATGCAGACACGGGATGCCTTTATTCAGGCGGCGTCGGCCTTTCATGCGCGGCGCTTCGATGAGGCAAAAGGACTTTTCGAACAGGTGGCGGCGGAATTTCCGGATGATAGCGTTACTCAGCTCTATCTGAAGCGCCTGTATCCCATAGTCAATCTGCCGGCAGCCGACGGAGGTCGGGCAGAAGTAAGCGTGCAGGATTAG
- a CDS encoding DUF5131 family protein, whose amino-acid sequence MALGSEIEWTESTWNPVTGCSKISSGCKNCYAERMSRRLQAMGQSNYRNGFKLTQQPQLLELPLSWKKPQTIFVNSMSDLFHRGVPLTYIRQVFDTMERAFWHRFQVLTKRSDRLLQLSPSLPWRKNIWMGVSIEDSKVSYRLDHLRGCDAHIKFLSLEPLLGPLPNLNLSGIDWVIVGGESGPKARPIDSRWVLEIRDQCIESNVPFFFKQWGGYNKKKAGRLLEGRTWDEMPAVSTKALARST is encoded by the coding sequence ATGGCGCTAGGATCTGAAATTGAGTGGACTGAATCTACATGGAATCCGGTAACCGGTTGCTCAAAGATCAGCAGCGGATGCAAGAATTGTTATGCTGAGCGAATGTCACGCCGACTACAGGCTATGGGTCAATCCAACTATCGGAATGGCTTCAAGCTAACACAGCAACCGCAATTGCTTGAACTTCCGTTATCATGGAAAAAGCCTCAGACAATTTTTGTAAATTCGATGAGTGATCTCTTCCATAGGGGCGTACCGCTCACGTATATCAGACAAGTTTTCGATACTATGGAGCGCGCATTCTGGCATAGATTTCAAGTGTTGACAAAGCGTTCCGATCGACTCTTACAGTTGAGCCCTTCACTTCCTTGGAGGAAAAATATCTGGATGGGTGTCAGCATAGAAGATTCAAAGGTTAGCTACCGTCTCGACCATTTGCGAGGGTGTGATGCTCACATTAAGTTTTTATCGCTAGAGCCATTACTGGGCCCACTCCCCAACCTCAATCTCTCCGGGATCGATTGGGTGATAGTTGGGGGTGAATCAGGCCCGAAGGCCAGGCCCATTGATAGTCGCTGGGTATTAGAAATTCGTGATCAATGCATTGAAAGTAATGTTCCTTTTTTCTTTAAACAATGGGGAGGATACAACAAAAAGAAGGCTGGCCGGCTTTTGGAAGGTCGCACATGGGATGAAATGCCAGCTGTTTCAACCAAAGCTCTTGCTCGATCCACTTGA
- a CDS encoding IS256-like element ISLil1 family transposase translates to MKKNERAETSQTQSLTAEGFRDYIRTSLDARVREFALGYVGALILEEIETLCGKTGEHKRGRGLAHRGGSQRGSIVLDGERVAIQRPRARSNGKEVKLERYEILQDRSDLREHVERLMLAGISTRNYEKTLRKTEASLGLSRSAVSREFVKSSRESLNHLNSRRFPDQTFWCIVLDGIVFGGSVVIVALGVDTAGNKHFLGISEGSTENADSALSVLQSIESRDIRFTDRVLVVMDGSKALEKAAREFFGKKAEIQLCYLHKQRNVLAKLPRKYHAEFCKRYKQAFSANSYEDVASEMRSVLSWLESISYSASQSLQEGLEALLTLHRINMPPKLRTSFYTTNLIDSAFSNPRSQLNRVKRSRPQTDQVLRWVGSLLLSQEEQFRKVRSYTHIHEFLNTFLDKKIDERISA, encoded by the coding sequence ATGAAGAAGAACGAACGGGCAGAAACCAGTCAAACACAAAGCCTTACGGCCGAAGGTTTTCGGGATTATATTCGAACCAGCCTCGATGCTCGAGTGCGCGAATTTGCACTCGGTTACGTAGGAGCTTTGATTCTCGAAGAAATCGAAACGTTATGCGGCAAGACAGGGGAGCATAAGAGAGGCCGTGGTCTTGCCCATCGAGGCGGCAGCCAGCGTGGTTCCATTGTGCTCGATGGTGAAAGGGTGGCCATCCAGAGGCCCAGAGCTCGAAGCAATGGCAAGGAAGTGAAGCTGGAGCGATATGAGATCCTTCAGGATCGCTCTGATCTTCGCGAGCATGTTGAGCGCCTGATGCTGGCAGGCATCAGCACCCGGAACTATGAAAAGACGCTGAGAAAGACAGAAGCCTCTCTCGGCCTTTCGCGGAGTGCGGTTTCGCGGGAGTTTGTGAAGTCCAGCCGTGAGTCGCTCAATCATTTGAATTCACGCAGGTTTCCTGATCAGACATTCTGGTGTATTGTTCTTGATGGCATCGTATTCGGCGGCTCTGTCGTAATCGTTGCTCTCGGGGTCGATACGGCCGGAAACAAGCATTTTCTGGGCATTTCTGAGGGGTCTACAGAGAATGCTGATAGCGCACTCAGTGTCCTTCAATCAATCGAGAGCCGTGATATCCGCTTCACAGATCGTGTGCTTGTCGTCATGGATGGATCAAAGGCTCTTGAAAAAGCGGCCAGAGAGTTCTTCGGAAAGAAGGCAGAGATCCAACTCTGCTACCTTCATAAACAGAGAAATGTTCTTGCCAAGCTCCCACGGAAGTATCATGCAGAATTCTGCAAGAGATACAAGCAGGCATTCAGCGCTAACAGTTACGAAGATGTCGCAAGCGAGATGCGGTCCGTTCTATCATGGCTCGAATCCATCAGCTACAGTGCCTCTCAGAGTCTTCAGGAGGGTTTAGAGGCACTGTTAACGCTGCATCGCATCAATATGCCGCCGAAATTGAGAACATCCTTTTACACAACCAATCTGATCGATTCGGCATTCTCGAATCCCAGATCTCAGCTTAACCGGGTTAAACGGTCAAGGCCTCAGACAGACCAGGTGCTCCGATGGGTCGGTAGTCTCCTGCTATCACAGGAGGAACAATTCCGTAAGGTGCGGTCATACACTCATATCCATGAGTTCTTAAACACCTTCCTGGATAAAAAGATTGACGAGCGGATCTCGGCATAG
- a CDS encoding DNA-methyltransferase, which translates to MRTEHRWISGSATDMSGIDDASVDLVVTSPPYPMIEMWDAMFAEQDSSIDGTLIENQPEQAFERMHRLLDSVWQECFRVMRPGGILCINIGDATRTIAKEFRLYPNHSRILQSCLSLGLRNLPNIIWRKQTNAPNKFMGSGMLPAGAYVTLEHEYILIFRKEGKRLFNSAEERLRRTQSAFFWEERNIWFSDVWDFKGIRQAFSGARRDRSAAFPFELAYRLINMYSLRHDTVLDPFLGTGTTMLAALSSERNSIGIDIDASFQLLLHDQMTRNPDSLNQVTGNRIRNHLTFIEGRKAEDKPVRYWNDFFGFPVMTMQERELQLHFLRECTKECSRWIGKYERLPLADILAERDSNQLALSL; encoded by the coding sequence GTGAGAACGGAGCATCGCTGGATTTCAGGTTCGGCCACCGATATGAGCGGAATTGACGACGCCTCGGTTGATCTCGTCGTTACCTCACCGCCTTATCCCATGATCGAGATGTGGGATGCCATGTTCGCCGAACAGGATTCGTCGATCGACGGTACATTAATCGAGAATCAACCGGAGCAGGCCTTCGAACGAATGCACCGCTTGCTTGATTCCGTATGGCAGGAGTGCTTTCGCGTTATGCGACCGGGCGGGATTCTCTGTATCAACATCGGTGATGCCACCCGCACAATAGCAAAAGAATTCCGTCTCTACCCAAATCACTCGCGGATTCTACAGAGCTGCCTCTCTCTCGGTTTGCGCAACCTACCGAATATTATCTGGCGTAAACAGACGAACGCTCCGAATAAATTTATGGGCAGTGGCATGTTACCTGCCGGCGCTTACGTTACCCTTGAACACGAATACATTCTGATTTTCCGCAAAGAAGGCAAACGCCTGTTCAATAGCGCCGAGGAGCGATTGCGACGCACACAATCCGCCTTCTTCTGGGAAGAACGCAATATATGGTTCTCTGATGTCTGGGATTTTAAAGGTATTCGACAGGCTTTTTCAGGTGCAAGAAGAGATCGTAGTGCAGCTTTTCCTTTTGAGCTTGCCTACCGGTTGATCAATATGTATTCCCTGCGGCATGATACGGTACTCGATCCGTTTCTTGGCACAGGTACAACCATGCTGGCCGCCCTCTCGTCGGAGCGAAATTCGATCGGCATTGATATAGACGCGAGCTTTCAACTGCTGCTTCATGACCAGATGACAAGAAATCCAGACTCGCTGAATCAGGTTACAGGAAATCGTATTCGAAATCATCTGACCTTCATAGAAGGACGAAAGGCCGAAGACAAACCCGTTCGATACTGGAATGATTTTTTTGGCTTCCCTGTAATGACTATGCAAGAGCGAGAATTGCAGCTTCACTTCTTGAGAGAATGCACGAAAGAGTGTAGTCGATGGATCGGCAAATATGAAAGATTACCGCTTGCCGATATTCTTGCAGAGAGAGATTCAAACCAGCTTGCCTTAAGCCTCTAA
- a CDS encoding SPFH domain-containing protein, protein MSDNQNKTLRSVIEWNNPDAELLFERWTEDGNEIKNASRLIVGPGQGCLFVYEGRIESVFTKEGSYELKTDNIPFWTNVKNAMYGMQSVHTVGIYFFRTGHIVNRRWGTPSPITYSDPKFKFPVGLGIFGNFSFSIVDPVEFFRRLVAGVHIYTVREIQKVLVSRITQPMSDFLASAAFGYVDIGSHRNEIAAHCLASSAPIFTGLGLELLDLRIEGTNFDEATQTRIGRIADMSAEAQALKEVGIDYAQHQQLQAMRDLARNEGGGNLGMQMGLGLEMAKQMKPSESDDIMPKLEKLKKMLEMQLITDEEFAAKKQDLLTRL, encoded by the coding sequence ATGAGCGATAACCAGAATAAAACACTCAGATCGGTCATCGAATGGAATAATCCCGATGCCGAATTGCTCTTTGAACGGTGGACCGAAGACGGCAACGAGATCAAGAATGCATCACGTCTGATCGTCGGTCCGGGCCAGGGCTGCCTCTTTGTATACGAAGGACGCATCGAAAGCGTCTTCACGAAAGAAGGCAGCTATGAGCTGAAAACCGACAACATCCCCTTCTGGACGAACGTAAAGAACGCCATGTACGGCATGCAGTCCGTACACACCGTCGGCATTTATTTTTTTAGAACCGGACACATTGTTAACCGAAGATGGGGAACCCCTTCGCCGATCACCTACAGCGATCCGAAGTTCAAGTTTCCCGTCGGGCTCGGCATCTTTGGCAATTTCTCGTTCTCCATCGTCGATCCGGTTGAGTTCTTTCGAAGGCTTGTTGCCGGGGTTCACATCTATACCGTGCGCGAGATCCAGAAGGTGCTCGTTTCGCGCATCACTCAGCCAATGAGCGACTTTCTCGCCTCGGCTGCATTCGGCTACGTCGACATCGGCAGCCACCGTAACGAGATTGCCGCACACTGCCTTGCCTCATCCGCTCCAATATTCACCGGTCTCGGACTTGAGCTGCTTGATCTGCGCATAGAGGGAACGAATTTCGATGAGGCTACGCAGACACGCATCGGCCGTATCGCCGATATGAGCGCCGAGGCGCAGGCGCTGAAAGAAGTGGGTATCGACTATGCACAACACCAGCAGCTACAGGCCATGCGCGATCTCGCCCGTAACGAAGGCGGAGGCAATCTGGGTATGCAGATGGGGCTGGGGCTTGAAATGGCAAAGCAGATGAAGCCCTCCGAGTCGGACGACATCATGCCGAAGCTCGAAAAATTGAAGAAGATGTTAGAGATGCAGCTCATCACCGATGAGGAGTTCGCCGCGAAGAAGCAGGATCTGCTAACACGGCTATAG
- a CDS encoding NADP-dependent isocitrate dehydrogenase, which yields MTQKIIWTKIDEAPALATYSLLPIIQSYTKGTGIEIEVRDISLAGRIIAAFPDQLTDAQKQPDNLAYLGELATKPEANIIKLPNISASVPQLEGAIKELQDHGYKIPNYPREPKNDAEKEIQARYAKVLGSAVNPVLREGNSDRRAATSVKKFAQKNPHRGMKPWPQQSKARVAFMDGGDFYGSERSTTVPSATTVKIEFAGKDGQTKVLKEKLSLKAGEVIDTAVMNVSALRKFYAGQIEASKKEGTLLSLHLKATMMKVSDPIMFGHAVSVYYAEVLAKHADTIKQLGVNLNNGISELYARIQSLPEAQRKQIEDDIQELYKKQPPLAMVDSRKGITNLHVPNDVIVDASMPNVIRDGGKMWNAKDELQDTVAMVPDRCYATMYQAMIEDCQKNGQFDPSTMGSVPNVGLMAQKAEEYGSHDKTFEMASAGTVRVVDESGKVLLEQSVEQGDIFRMCQTKDEPIRDWVKLAVTRSRASGSPAIFWLDKNRAHDAELIKKVELYLKDHDTSGLEIKILDPVAAMKFSLERIRKGQDTISVTGNVLRDYLTDLFPILELGTSARMLSIVPLLNGGGLFETGAGGSAPKHVQQFLEEGHLRWDSLGEYCALVASIEHLAANFKNQKAAVLAECLDQAVGAFLENERSPSRKVGELDNRGSNFYIGLYWAEALAAQSKDADLKNRFAPVAKALKENEAKIVGELNTAQGKPVDIGGYYQPDDKKAFAALRPSATLNGIIDAL from the coding sequence ATGACACAGAAGATCATCTGGACAAAAATCGACGAAGCGCCCGCCCTTGCGACCTATTCGTTGCTTCCTATCATTCAATCTTATACGAAAGGAACAGGTATTGAGATCGAGGTGCGAGACATCTCCCTTGCCGGCAGAATTATTGCCGCCTTTCCCGACCAGCTGACGGATGCTCAGAAGCAGCCCGATAACCTCGCCTATCTGGGAGAGCTGGCCACAAAGCCCGAAGCCAATATCATCAAACTTCCTAACATCAGCGCCTCCGTGCCTCAGCTTGAAGGAGCGATTAAAGAGTTACAGGATCACGGATACAAGATTCCGAACTATCCGCGTGAGCCGAAGAACGACGCCGAAAAAGAGATCCAGGCTCGCTATGCAAAGGTCCTTGGAAGCGCCGTGAACCCCGTTCTGCGCGAAGGTAACTCCGATCGCAGGGCGGCGACCTCTGTTAAAAAATTCGCCCAGAAGAATCCGCATCGGGGAATGAAGCCCTGGCCGCAGCAGTCAAAGGCCCGCGTCGCCTTTATGGACGGAGGCGATTTCTACGGCAGCGAACGATCGACGACCGTTCCCTCGGCGACGACGGTGAAGATCGAATTCGCCGGTAAGGACGGACAGACGAAAGTCCTGAAAGAGAAGCTCTCACTCAAAGCGGGCGAGGTTATCGACACGGCCGTCATGAACGTATCGGCCCTGCGCAAGTTCTATGCCGGGCAGATCGAGGCCTCGAAAAAAGAGGGCACCCTGCTTTCTCTTCACCTGAAGGCGACGATGATGAAGGTCTCTGATCCGATCATGTTCGGCCATGCCGTCTCTGTGTATTACGCCGAAGTTCTGGCGAAACATGCCGATACGATCAAGCAGCTGGGCGTGAATCTGAATAACGGGATTTCTGAACTTTATGCTCGTATTCAGAGCCTGCCCGAGGCTCAGCGCAAGCAGATCGAAGATGATATCCAGGAGCTTTATAAAAAGCAGCCGCCTCTTGCCATGGTGGATTCGCGCAAGGGCATTACGAATCTTCATGTTCCGAACGACGTCATCGTCGACGCTTCGATGCCGAACGTTATCCGCGACGGCGGTAAGATGTGGAACGCGAAAGACGAGTTGCAGGATACGGTGGCCATGGTGCCCGACCGCTGCTACGCTACGATGTATCAGGCGATGATCGAAGACTGTCAGAAGAACGGTCAGTTCGACCCGTCGACGATGGGAAGCGTGCCGAACGTGGGGCTGATGGCGCAGAAGGCCGAGGAGTACGGATCACACGATAAAACCTTCGAGATGGCCTCGGCCGGAACGGTGCGCGTCGTCGACGAATCGGGCAAGGTGCTGCTCGAACAATCCGTTGAGCAGGGCGACATCTTCAGAATGTGCCAGACCAAGGATGAGCCGATCCGCGACTGGGTGAAGCTTGCCGTTACGCGTTCTCGCGCTTCGGGATCGCCTGCGATTTTCTGGCTTGATAAGAACCGGGCGCATGACGCCGAGCTGATCAAGAAGGTCGAGCTTTATCTGAAAGATCACGATACGAGCGGCCTTGAGATCAAGATCCTTGATCCGGTCGCCGCCATGAAGTTCTCGCTCGAACGCATCCGCAAAGGACAGGATACGATCTCCGTTACGGGTAACGTTCTTCGCGATTATCTGACCGACCTTTTTCCTATTCTCGAACTGGGGACGTCGGCCCGAATGCTTTCCATCGTTCCGCTTCTGAACGGCGGCGGGCTTTTTGAAACGGGTGCAGGCGGATCGGCTCCGAAGCATGTACAGCAGTTTCTCGAAGAAGGACACCTGCGATGGGATTCGCTCGGCGAATACTGCGCTCTTGTCGCCTCTATCGAGCACCTTGCGGCTAACTTCAAGAATCAGAAGGCCGCCGTACTGGCCGAATGTCTGGATCAGGCAGTGGGCGCATTTCTTGAAAACGAGCGCTCTCCGTCACGGAAGGTCGGTGAGCTCGACAACCGCGGAAGTAACTTCTATATCGGGCTGTACTGGGCCGAGGCCCTTGCCGCGCAGAGCAAAGATGCCGATCTGAAGAATCGTTTTGCTCCGGTGGCGAAGGCGTTGAAAGAAAACGAAGCGAAGATCGTCGGCGAGCTGAACACGGCACAGGGTAAGCCTGTCGATATCGGCGGATACTATCAACCCGATGATAAAAAGGCGTTTGCCGCTCTGCGACCGAGCGCTACGCTGAACGGCATCATCGACGCCCTGTAA
- a CDS encoding DUF6620 family protein gives MEERYSLVDHPASFKTKGLKEYPESSRRFLDNSIPRNGTEIEALNQIVSKYAGRKVRLVMAGEGSTNSIEVVIIDWQAEKGNTRPVYQRFAKSPFPSDYIPFAYHQKDDGRESLYLCEKLDTPSPWIRVYNDESSDGWVGHYFGNSIRNCGIIPYTMPEHYKTRLATDVVKELEALAVDADGSKLIAAGFENLDHLHYALESARGNIAEGMAEAQAMLDAINEKMNAQMNQNVAAAKAGGLLDPIQGVSMEDWAAANAKIAGGTSLDEVLRILEIEKPIWDDVSAQWMARMSQDTTFAISKVYGEAFTNPNMGRFAAASNGSSAGSSAAVEKVKGDFELYIKIMCHQNIGSTQGIDASSILKQYGLSVVDWSAASAHWSPQMASNLELAMKMSDLMNRYNAEFAAAAPATAASDIDF, from the coding sequence ATGGAAGAAAGATACTCGCTGGTAGATCATCCTGCCAGTTTCAAAACAAAAGGCCTGAAAGAATATCCTGAGAGCTCAAGAAGGTTTCTTGATAACTCCATCCCTCGCAACGGAACGGAGATCGAAGCCCTGAATCAGATCGTCAGCAAATATGCCGGCCGCAAGGTACGGCTCGTCATGGCCGGCGAAGGTAGCACAAACTCTATCGAAGTTGTGATCATCGACTGGCAGGCAGAAAAAGGAAACACACGGCCTGTCTATCAGCGCTTTGCAAAATCGCCATTCCCATCGGACTATATCCCCTTTGCCTATCATCAAAAAGACGACGGCAGGGAATCTCTTTATCTTTGCGAAAAACTCGATACGCCCTCTCCATGGATCAGAGTGTATAACGACGAGAGTTCAGACGGCTGGGTCGGCCATTACTTCGGCAACTCTATCCGCAATTGCGGCATCATTCCCTATACGATGCCCGAGCATTATAAGACTCGGCTTGCCACCGATGTCGTGAAAGAGCTTGAAGCGCTTGCCGTGGATGCCGACGGATCGAAGCTGATCGCCGCCGGGTTCGAGAATCTCGACCACCTTCATTATGCGCTCGAATCGGCTCGCGGCAACATCGCCGAAGGTATGGCCGAGGCGCAGGCCATGCTCGATGCCATCAACGAAAAGATGAACGCTCAGATGAATCAAAACGTCGCGGCCGCAAAGGCCGGCGGATTGCTTGATCCTATCCAGGGGGTGAGCATGGAAGACTGGGCGGCGGCTAACGCAAAGATCGCGGGCGGAACGTCTCTTGACGAAGTTCTGCGCATACTTGAGATCGAAAAGCCCATCTGGGATGACGTCTCAGCGCAATGGATGGCTCGCATGTCGCAGGATACGACGTTTGCGATCTCGAAAGTATATGGAGAGGCCTTCACAAATCCGAACATGGGTCGATTTGCCGCAGCTTCCAATGGATCTTCGGCAGGTTCGAGCGCGGCCGTAGAAAAGGTTAAAGGCGACTTCGAGCTGTATATAAAGATCATGTGTCATCAGAATATTGGATCAACGCAGGGAATCGATGCGTCGTCCATTCTCAAGCAATACGGCCTCTCCGTCGTGGACTGGTCAGCGGCAAGCGCTCACTGGAGCCCGCAGATGGCTTCGAATCTTGAGCTCGCCATGAAGATGTCTGATCTCATGAATCGGTATAATGCCGAATTTGCCGCCGCTGCTCCCGCCACAGCGGCCAGCGATATCGACTTCTGA
- a CDS encoding SDR family NAD(P)-dependent oxidoreductase, translating into MTDKVVFLTGAAGGIGSATARKLADRGFTLYLVDLKNKQKELQQLASSLPGMHYDDAIDLRDRSSIAKAVKRCIAKTGHIDVLVNNAGLMHPSPLARAKETEIDDQLQTNLYGAIHLTNLVLPHLLQSRGSVVFVSSLAGIVPAPLHSVYGATKAALRSLSMSLHFELREAGVSVTCVLPGTVAGAMTNDMARRSSSPMAYVHPPIDVQSVAEAVVRAVYSKQLEIYVPYGQGFWSRIGVLFPGLLHAVFPVMAKKGSRNYEKWTKSGVFGEMEHSK; encoded by the coding sequence ATGACAGATAAAGTGGTCTTCCTTACGGGAGCGGCCGGCGGAATCGGATCGGCCACTGCTCGAAAACTTGCGGATCGCGGTTTCACTCTCTACCTCGTTGATCTGAAAAACAAACAGAAAGAGCTGCAACAGCTGGCATCGTCGTTGCCTGGCATGCACTATGATGACGCCATCGATCTTCGCGATCGATCCTCGATTGCAAAGGCCGTCAAGCGCTGTATTGCTAAGACGGGGCACATCGACGTGCTTGTAAACAACGCCGGCCTGATGCATCCCTCTCCGCTGGCTCGGGCGAAAGAGACTGAGATCGACGATCAGTTGCAGACGAATCTGTACGGAGCGATTCATCTAACGAACCTTGTGTTGCCGCATCTTCTTCAGAGCCGCGGCAGTGTTGTTTTTGTTTCGTCTCTTGCCGGTATCGTTCCTGCTCCACTTCACTCGGTGTATGGAGCGACAAAGGCGGCCCTTCGCAGCCTTTCTATGAGTCTGCACTTCGAGCTTCGCGAAGCTGGCGTGAGTGTGACCTGTGTGCTTCCGGGAACGGTGGCCGGAGCCATGACAAATGACATGGCAAGGCGTAGCAGCTCGCCGATGGCATATGTGCATCCTCCGATCGACGTTCAGTCAGTGGCGGAGGCCGTTGTGCGCGCCGTTTACTCAAAGCAGCTTGAGATCTATGTGCCGTATGGACAGGGCTTCTGGTCGCGGATCGGTGTGCTTTTTCCCGGATTGCTGCATGCCGTCTTTCCGGTGATGGCAAAAAAAGGAAGTCGCAACTACGAGAAATGGACGAAAAGCGGCGTCTTTGGCGAGATGGAGCATTCGAAATGA